One Candidatus Dependentiae bacterium genomic window, AAAACGTGATTTGAAAAAATCACCAGAACCAAAAGCTAAAGTTGCAAAAAAATCAAAAAATATTTTTGTAATACAAAAGCATGCAGCGAGCCATTTGCATTATGATCTGCGCTTGGCAATTGATGGTGTACTCAAGTCATGGGCAGTGCCAAAAGGACCGTCCATGAATACAAAAGATAAACGTCTTGCTATGTTGACCGAAGATCATCCCATGAAGTATGCCACTTTTGAAGGAGTGATTCCAGCGGGCCTATATGGTGCAGGTGTGGTAATGGTGTGGGATAAAGGAACCTTTCGCGATATAAAAAAACCAGCAAATAAAAAAACATCACCAATCAAACAAAGTTTTAAAGACGGACAAATAGAGGTTTTTTTAAAAGGGAAGAAAGTATATGGTGGGTTTGCCTTGGTAAAAATTGGTAAAGATCCATCTGATAAGCGTTGGTTGCTTATTAAAATGCGCGATGAATATGCAACCGATCGCAAACAACCCTACAAAGATGCAAACAAATCGGTAAAAACCGGACGCACGATGGTGCAAATAAAAAAAGATGCTGCTTTGAAGGTTTCTCACTCTGCCAAAGCTACGGCGAGCAAGACAAAAAGGAATACTGCAGAGAAAAAAAAGAAAAAGAAAAAAAATGAGTAACAAGCAAAGTATAAATGTTGGCAAATACATAATAGAATTAAGCAACGAAGATAAAATTTTATTTCCCAAAAGCAAGATTACCAAAGGTGATCTGATTAATTATTATGATCGTATTGCGCCTGTTATGATTCCATATGTTAAAGATCGTCCTTTGACTATGCGTAGATTTCCCGATGGTATTGCGACCGAAGGATTTTACCAAAAAGATATACCGGATTATTTCCCAAGTTGGATTAAAAGTATTGCCATAAAAAAATCACAAGGTGGTACGACTGCTTATGTGTTATGTAACCATGATGCAACGCTTGTGTACATTGCAAATCAAGCATCGATTGAGCAACATATTTGGTTAAGTAGGGTATCAAAGCTTAATTATCCTGATCGTATGATTTTTGATCTTGACCCATCGGGTAAAGCATCGTTTACGCTAGTCAAATGGACTGCAAAGACAATCAAAAAATTATTAGATGATTTGGAGCTTACGGTGTTTGTGATGACCACCGGTTCACGTGGTCTGCACGTAGTTGTGCCACTCAAGCCAGTAGAATCATATGCACGGGTAAAAAATTTTGCGCAGGAAATTGCGCAGTATTTGGTTGAACAATATCCAGATAAGTTAACACGTGAAATACGCAAAAACAAACGTGGTAACAGAATTTTCTTAGACACACTACGTAATGATTATGGGCATCATGGGGTAGCGCCATATTCAGTACGTGCAAAGGAGGGTGCACCAATAGCAACACCCATTGAGTGGAATGAATTAGTTGGTTTATCATCAGCACAAAAATTTACCATCAAGAATATATTCAGTAGATTGAGCAAAAAAAAGGACCCATGGCATATCATAAACAAACATACACAAACGTTAACGAATGCGCGTAAAAAATTAAAAAAAATAAAAGGAGATTAAGGTGATCGAAGTGATAAAAATTATTGTCCAACAAAACAACTGGGCGCAAGATCTTGGATTGTGTGTTATACGTATAGCGATTGGGCTTATATTTGTAAAACATGGCTCTTTAAAAATAGCGCGTGGCATGCAAGAGCTCGCATGGACTGGTGAGCAAATGAAGTATCTGGGTATTACGTTTGCTCCTTTATTCTGGGGAATTATGGCTATGCTGGCGGAGTTTGTTGGCGGTGTTTGCTTGACGCTTGGATTAGGTACACGCCTTGTAAGCCCATTTTTGGCTTTTACTATGCTCGTTGCGGTGCTGTATCATGTTGGCAAACGTGATCCGTGGGGATACATTTCTCATCCATTAGCATTACTTTTTGTGTTTGTTGGTCTTACCATTGCCGGTAGTGGTACCTATTCATTGGATCATTTCTGGTTTGGCCGTTGAGAGGATAATTACTGATGAAAATATTTTTGGACACGGCACATATTGAAGCAATTAAAACATATGCTCAGACCGGCCTAATCAATGGTGTTACCACGAATCCAACGCACCTGAGCAAAGAAGGCGGCGATCCTAAGCAACAAGTATTAGAAATTTGCAACATACTCAAGCATGGTGAAGTAAGTGTTGAAGTTACCGAGCAAGAACCGCATAAAGTATAT contains:
- the ligD gene encoding non-homologous end-joining DNA ligase codes for the protein MSNKQSINVGKYIIELSNEDKILFPKSKITKGDLINYYDRIAPVMIPYVKDRPLTMRRFPDGIATEGFYQKDIPDYFPSWIKSIAIKKSQGGTTAYVLCNHDATLVYIANQASIEQHIWLSRVSKLNYPDRMIFDLDPSGKASFTLVKWTAKTIKKLLDDLELTVFVMTTGSRGLHVVVPLKPVESYARVKNFAQEIAQYLVEQYPDKLTREIRKNKRGNRIFLDTLRNDYGHHGVAPYSVRAKEGAPIATPIEWNELVGLSSAQKFTIKNIFSRLSKKKDPWHIINKHTQTLTNARKKLKKIKGD
- a CDS encoding DNA polymerase ligase N-terminal domain-containing protein; this encodes MYNKLFTNQTIFKYGVCIAAVCLLFGKEAMPRVQEPLKEYKKKRDLKKSPEPKAKVAKKSKNIFVIQKHAASHLHYDLRLAIDGVLKSWAVPKGPSMNTKDKRLAMLTEDHPMKYATFEGVIPAGLYGAGVVMVWDKGTFRDIKKPANKKTSPIKQSFKDGQIEVFLKGKKVYGGFALVKIGKDPSDKRWLLIKMRDEYATDRKQPYKDANKSVKTGRTMVQIKKDAALKVSHSAKATASKTKRNTAEKKKKKKKNE
- a CDS encoding DoxX family protein, which codes for MIEVIKIIVQQNNWAQDLGLCVIRIAIGLIFVKHGSLKIARGMQELAWTGEQMKYLGITFAPLFWGIMAMLAEFVGGVCLTLGLGTRLVSPFLAFTMLVAVLYHVGKRDPWGYISHPLALLFVFVGLTIAGSGTYSLDHFWFGR